One Halanaerobium hydrogeniformans genomic window, TATTACATCCAGATGAACAGCTGGATCTTTAACCACTCCATTTTTACCAACCCTTTGCCTACCTGCTTCAAACTGAGGTTTGATTAAAGCGATAAAGTCACCTTCTGCCTGCAAAAATTTCTTTACTCCCGGTAATATTAAACGCAATGAAATAAAAGAAACATCTGTCACGATTAAGGGAACTTCGGTTTTTAACTGATCTTTTTCCAGGTGGCGAAAGTTGCATCTTTCCATAACAACCACCCGCTCATCCTGCCTTAACTTCCAGGCCAGCTGACCATAGCCAACATCTATGGCATAAACTTTTTTAGCACCATGCTGTAAAAGACAGTCGGTAAAACCTCCGGTAGAAGCACCTATATCAAGAGCAGCCTTAGCTTCAACTGAAAAATCAAAGTTTTTAATAGCCTTTTCTAATTTAAGTCCACCTCTACTGACATAGGGATTTTTATCTCCTCTAATTTCTATTTCAGCATCTTTGGCAATCTGGGTACCTGCTTTGTCTTCTCTCTGACCATCAACAAAGATCAGCCCAGCCATTATCGCTCGTTTAGCCCGAGAACGGCTTCTAAACAGCCCCCGTTCAGTCAAGACAATATCTAGTCGTTCTTTTTGGGCCATAAAGACTTAGCCTCCCTGTTTTGATCAAGCATCTGCAGCGCATTTTTAAGTATTCCTCTACCATCTAAATCATATTTGCTTCTCATCTCTGCCATTTCTCCCTGGGTTACGAATTCATCACTTATCCCAAGCCGTTTAATATAGGGCAGCTTAAGCTTACTATCATTGAGAAGTTCTAAGATAGCGGAAGAAAATCCACCAGCTAAAACCTGTTCTTCAACGATCAAAATATTTTCCGATTTTTCTGCAGCCTTTAAAATCATTTTTTCATCCAGTGGTTTAACAAATCTTGCATCAATTAAAGCGGTTTTATAGCCATTATTATTTAAAATTTCTGCTGCCTTTTGGGAAGGATAAACAGTTGAACCTATAGCAATTATCGTCAGCTGAGTATCAGCTTTAATTTCGATTAATTCTTCAGCTTTTGCAATTTCTAACTGACTAAATTCTTTTGGCTGATAATCTCCAGCTACACTACCCCTTGGATACCTTAAAATTGCTGGACCCTGATAATTTACAGCAGTATAAAGCATATCCTGCAGCTGAGCTGCATCTTTAGGTGCCATGAGCAAAAGATTTGGAATGGCTCTCAGAAATGAAAAGTCAAAAACACCCTGATGGGTTTCACCATCATTTCCAACTATCCCAGCTCTGTCAAGAGCAAGGGTAAGATCAACATTCTGAATTGCCACATCATGGATCACCTGATCATAGGCTCTCTGTAAAAATGTAGAATAGATCGCACAAACGGGTTTTAGACCACCCTTTGCCAGTCCCGTACTCATCGTTACTGCATGCTGTTCAGCTATTCCCACATCATAGAGTCGATCTGCATAGTTTTCAGCAAAAATGTTCATCCCTGTTCCTGCAGGCATTGCTGCCGTAACCCCTACAATTTTATTGTCTTCAGCAGCTAATCTACTTAAGCTTTCTCCAAAGACCTGACTGTAACTTGCTCTGGTTTTTTTACTTTTGCTGCTGCCATCTGCAATATTAAAGGGACCTACTCCATGAAATTGATCCGGGTTTTCTTCTGCAGGTGGATAACCCCTGCCTTTTTTGGTTAATACATGCAGCATTACCGGTCCGGAAAAGGCTTCTGCTTCTTTAAAGTATTTGATCAATTCTTCGATATTATGACCATCGATTGGACCTAAATATTTAAAACCAAATTCTTCAAATAGGACTCCCTGAATAAAACTGTATTTAAGAGCATTTTTTACCCTCTCAACTGTACCGGAGATTGTACTGCCTATCCGGGGGATCTTATTGATTAAAAATTCTATATCTTCTTTTACCCTTTTTATTTTAGGGTCACTACGCAGCTTAGATAAATAATTAGATAGGGCACCAACATTTCCGGCGATAGACATCTCATTATCATTTAAAATTACATTAATATCTGCCTGAATATCACCAGCATGATTTAAGGCTTCAAAAGCCATCCCACCTGTTAAAGAGCCATCTCCGATTACCGCATAAATATCTCCCTTATCTTTAAGCTGTTTTTTAGCTAAGGCCAGTCCACAGGCAGCAGATATAGAGGTACTGCTGTGTCCTACTCCCAGAATATCATGCGGACTTTCTCCACATTTAGGATAGCCACTAATACCATCTTTCTG contains:
- a CDS encoding TlyA family RNA methyltransferase, whose amino-acid sequence is MAQKERLDIVLTERGLFRSRSRAKRAIMAGLIFVDGQREDKAGTQIAKDAEIEIRGDKNPYVSRGGLKLEKAIKNFDFSVEAKAALDIGASTGGFTDCLLQHGAKKVYAIDVGYGQLAWKLRQDERVVVMERCNFRHLEKDQLKTEVPLIVTDVSFISLRLILPGVKKFLQAEGDFIALIKPQFEAGRQRVGKNGVVKDPAVHLDVINSLSEFFLANSFLPLNLDYSPITGASSKNIEYLIHLKYLDCKKTEEFDLEKWQKKIKRTVSTAHNKLGGK
- the dxs gene encoding 1-deoxy-D-xylulose-5-phosphate synthase — translated: MSNYLSDINGVDDFKKVKFNKLDELAAEIREFLIENIARTGGHLASNLGTVELAMALHYYLNSPRDKIIWDVGHQAYTHKILTGRRDCFNSLRQKDGISGYPKCGESPHDILGVGHSSTSISAACGLALAKKQLKDKGDIYAVIGDGSLTGGMAFEALNHAGDIQADINVILNDNEMSIAGNVGALSNYLSKLRSDPKIKRVKEDIEFLINKIPRIGSTISGTVERVKNALKYSFIQGVLFEEFGFKYLGPIDGHNIEELIKYFKEAEAFSGPVMLHVLTKKGRGYPPAEENPDQFHGVGPFNIADGSSKSKKTRASYSQVFGESLSRLAAEDNKIVGVTAAMPAGTGMNIFAENYADRLYDVGIAEQHAVTMSTGLAKGGLKPVCAIYSTFLQRAYDQVIHDVAIQNVDLTLALDRAGIVGNDGETHQGVFDFSFLRAIPNLLLMAPKDAAQLQDMLYTAVNYQGPAILRYPRGSVAGDYQPKEFSQLEIAKAEELIEIKADTQLTIIAIGSTVYPSQKAAEILNNNGYKTALIDARFVKPLDEKMILKAAEKSENILIVEEQVLAGGFSSAILELLNDSKLKLPYIKRLGISDEFVTQGEMAEMRSKYDLDGRGILKNALQMLDQNREAKSLWPKKND